The segment CATCAACAAGAACACGTTGTGCATTCGAAGTTGCAGCATTAGACCAGGGTGCTCATGTTTCATACTTGGGCCCAAGTGGTTCGCAAATTGGCAGTAAAGAATCAATGAAAGATACTGCAAGAGTACTTGGCAGAATGTATGACGGAATTGAATACCGTGGTTTTGGACAAGATATAGTTGAAGAGCTCGGAAAATATGCAGGAGTGCCTGTATGGAACGGACTAACAACTGAGTTCCATCCTACACAAATACTGGCTGACTTTATGACAATGATAGAAAATACTGACAAACCTATTAATAAAATTAAATTTGCTTATTTGGGCGATGCAAGAAATAACGTAGGAAATTCTTTAATGATTGGAGCAGCAAAAATGGGAATGGACTTTCGTGCAGTAGCACCAAAAAAGGTTCAACCTGATGAAAAACTGATTGCCCAAGCTAAAGAAATTGGAAAAGAAACCGGAGCAAAAATATTGGTTACCGATAATATTGAACAAGGTGTTAAAGACTGTGATTTTCTTTATACTGATGTTTGGGTTTCAATGGGTGAGCCGGATGAGGTATGGAAAGAAAGAATAGATTTGCTTAAACCATATCAGGTAAATAAAAAAGTAATGGAAATAACAGCTAATCCTAAAGTGAAATTTTTACATTGTTTACCATCATTCCACAATAGAAAAACAAAAATAGGCGAAGAAATTTATCAAAAATTCGGACTCGAAGCTATGGAAGTTAATGATGATGTATTTGAATCAGAAACATCCTTAGTATTTGACGAAGCAGAAAACCGTATGCACACTATAAAAGCAG is part of the Bacteroidales bacterium genome and harbors:
- the argF gene encoding ornithine carbamoyltransferase, whose translation is MAFNLRNRNFLKLLDFTPTEIEFLLDLSIDLKKAKYAGTEQQKLKGKNIALIFEKASTRTRCAFEVAALDQGAHVSYLGPSGSQIGSKESMKDTARVLGRMYDGIEYRGFGQDIVEELGKYAGVPVWNGLTTEFHPTQILADFMTMIENTDKPINKIKFAYLGDARNNVGNSLMIGAAKMGMDFRAVAPKKVQPDEKLIAQAKEIGKETGAKILVTDNIEQGVKDCDFLYTDVWVSMGEPDEVWKERIDLLKPYQVNKKVMEITANPKVKFLHCLPSFHNRKTKIGEEIYQKFGLEAMEVNDDVFESETSLVFDEAENRMHTIKAVMIATLGS